In the genome of Halococcus sediminicola, one region contains:
- a CDS encoding glycerophosphodiester phosphodiesterase — protein sequence MPSKGTKQQKQFSRRTALKAAGAIVGTSALSTTAAAQDSRNKEANSDQGEDYSPRITAHRGYRDLFPQNTLAAMEGSSQIGADRIEIDIMPCREGEIVVFHDNSLDSLTDKEGIVGDTSCETVLDAEVLETGETVPTLTEVLDTVEPSITMNIEFKSSFNYSWEYVAKRTLDIASGYSGDFYVSSFSRDALEAVRKIDPDVDVAKLFGNNKKRNLEFARKIDAEALNPSLGVLDRDLVETAHEEGREVNVYTVDDWREARQPIELDVDSLIADTPTVLEYFSLMADNDGEHDDDERDDDDEHDDEHED from the coding sequence ATGCCATCGAAAGGCACTAAACAGCAGAAGCAGTTTTCGCGACGTACTGCTCTCAAAGCTGCAGGTGCAATTGTCGGAACTTCAGCATTGAGTACTACTGCAGCAGCGCAGGATTCTAGAAACAAGGAGGCAAATTCTGATCAAGGCGAGGATTATAGTCCTCGTATAACTGCACATCGTGGATACAGAGATCTCTTTCCGCAGAATACGTTAGCAGCTATGGAAGGCTCGTCGCAAATCGGGGCTGACCGAATTGAGATCGATATTATGCCATGTCGTGAAGGAGAAATTGTCGTATTTCATGATAATTCACTGGATAGCCTTACAGATAAAGAAGGAATAGTAGGCGACACTTCTTGCGAAACGGTACTAGATGCTGAAGTTCTAGAGACAGGTGAGACAGTACCAACACTAACTGAAGTTCTTGACACAGTCGAGCCAAGTATTACGATGAATATTGAATTCAAGAGTTCATTCAATTACTCTTGGGAGTATGTTGCCAAACGTACATTGGACATTGCTTCAGGATATTCTGGTGATTTTTATGTTTCTTCGTTCAGCAGAGATGCACTCGAAGCAGTTCGAAAGATTGATCCGGATGTTGATGTAGCAAAATTGTTTGGAAATAACAAGAAAAGGAATTTGGAATTTGCCAGAAAAATCGATGCTGAAGCACTCAATCCTTCATTAGGGGTACTTGATCGAGATTTGGTTGAAACCGCTCACGAGGAAGGACGCGAAGTGAATGTCTATACGGTCGATGATTGGAGAGAGGCCCGTCAACCTATTGAACTGGATGTTGACAGTCTTATTGCGGATACGCCAACTGTTCTTGAATATTTTAGTTTGATGGCTGACAATGATGGCGAACACGACGATGATGAGCGCGACGACGATGACGAGCACGATGACGAACACGAGGATTGA
- a CDS encoding mRNA 3'-end processing factor: MTGAGTVSLRDGVQIDLTTGETFVADATKPSGDIIALSHAHGDHLYTRAPAGVICSGLTARLAAARREDEGSLSRKSHRAVKQVSAGHVPGSRATIIDDDDGTTYLYTGDFSTRDRFTLDGFDAKAVATDHNIDVLITETTYGTPEYVFEEQDVLETRIVNWLNDTHETPVILFGYTLGRAQELELLVNRSERERLFVTEATERINDVIGKAHGIDFGADRYRRDVTIGAGDALVLPAQTNKLSFVDHIVENTGAVKAGFSGWATEDSFKYRGDYDETFVLSDHSDFAELVATVEALNPNQVYTQHGFADAFATHLEAELDIEARSLKKNQTSLDAF; encoded by the coding sequence ATGACGGGTGCCGGGACGGTCAGCCTCCGCGACGGCGTGCAGATCGACCTCACGACCGGCGAGACATTTGTCGCGGACGCAACCAAACCTAGTGGAGATATCATCGCACTGAGTCACGCCCACGGCGATCATCTGTATACACGTGCACCTGCTGGCGTGATCTGTTCGGGCCTCACCGCTCGACTCGCTGCTGCGCGCCGAGAAGACGAAGGGTCGCTTTCACGCAAGTCGCATCGAGCAGTCAAACAGGTGTCAGCGGGACACGTTCCGGGGTCACGCGCTACGATCATTGATGATGACGACGGAACCACCTACCTCTACACGGGTGACTTCTCGACGCGGGATCGATTCACTCTCGACGGATTCGACGCAAAAGCAGTCGCCACTGACCACAACATCGACGTGCTCATCACCGAAACCACCTATGGAACGCCAGAGTACGTTTTCGAAGAGCAGGATGTACTAGAGACTCGTATCGTCAACTGGCTGAATGACACTCACGAGACGCCGGTCATCCTCTTCGGCTACACGCTCGGGCGCGCCCAGGAACTCGAATTGCTCGTCAATCGTTCCGAGCGCGAGCGACTATTCGTGACAGAGGCTACCGAGCGAATAAACGACGTTATTGGCAAAGCTCATGGTATTGACTTCGGCGCTGATCGCTACAGGCGAGATGTGACAATAGGAGCTGGGGACGCGCTGGTACTTCCTGCGCAGACGAACAAGCTCTCGTTCGTTGACCACATCGTCGAAAACACGGGCGCGGTCAAGGCCGGCTTCTCGGGGTGGGCCACCGAGGACTCGTTCAAGTATCGCGGCGACTATGACGAGACGTTCGTGCTTTCCGACCACAGCGATTTCGCTGAGCTTGTTGCAACTGTTGAAGCACTCAATCCGAACCAGGTATACACTCAGCACGGGTTCGCCGACGCATTCGCTACTCATCTCGAAGCTGAACTCGATATTGAAGCACGGTCGCTCAAGAAAAATCAAACCTCGCTAGATGCCTTCTGA
- a CDS encoding ATP-dependent DNA ligase produces the protein MEYRRLVEIYDRLDATSSTLEKTDILANAFGDAGELLPELTQLARGRLFAAWESDDLGVSSSLTAQAIVDATGIDDEQIQSWWRETGDLGNAAANAVENRAQTTLVSETLDVRTVYDTLRGLSEYEGPGSQERRINDIADLLADAEPDEARYIVRTIVGAMRLGVGEGTIRDALAMAFFDGSDEAIQAVERAYEVTNDFRTVGETAREQGRDGLDALEVELFRPVKAMLAQKAEDVADALDATEQPLVEYKYDGMRTKIHVSSDEIRVFTRQLEDVTTQFPDIVAAVRDEITVESAIIEAEVVSYDSETGKPIPFQEFSKRIKRKNDIEKMATEYPATVHVFDLLYHDGQSLVDAPLAERVKHLEGIIEHGGETVQRAANLQSASAEGAESFYADALEAGQEGLIVKNANASYQPGSRVGYMLKVKPMMEPLDLVVVQAKWSEGRKSDWLGRLRLACWDAEQEELREVGRMFSGMTDAELREITAKLEPLIQSIDDRTANLRPEVVIQVEYEEIQESTTYDSGYALRFPRFGGFRDDLGPENADRLERVERLYEEQ, from the coding sequence ATGGAATATCGCCGTCTTGTCGAGATTTACGACCGTCTCGACGCAACATCTTCGACACTCGAAAAAACCGATATCCTAGCTAATGCTTTCGGCGACGCCGGAGAGTTGCTACCGGAGCTTACCCAACTCGCTCGCGGTCGCCTATTCGCCGCATGGGAGAGCGACGACCTTGGTGTCTCATCGTCGCTCACGGCGCAAGCTATTGTCGATGCGACCGGCATCGATGACGAGCAGATCCAGTCATGGTGGCGTGAAACTGGTGACCTCGGGAACGCCGCCGCAAACGCCGTCGAGAATCGTGCTCAGACTACTCTCGTCTCGGAGACGCTCGACGTCCGCACTGTCTACGACACTCTCCGCGGTCTCTCCGAATACGAGGGGCCAGGCAGTCAGGAGCGACGCATCAACGATATTGCGGACCTGCTCGCGGACGCCGAACCGGACGAAGCACGCTATATCGTACGGACTATCGTCGGTGCAATGCGGCTGGGAGTTGGTGAAGGAACCATTCGCGACGCCCTCGCTATGGCGTTTTTCGATGGTTCCGACGAAGCGATCCAAGCGGTCGAACGGGCCTACGAAGTCACGAACGACTTTCGGACCGTAGGCGAGACCGCCCGCGAGCAGGGACGCGATGGACTCGATGCCCTTGAAGTCGAGCTGTTCCGGCCCGTGAAGGCCATGCTCGCCCAGAAAGCCGAAGACGTTGCTGACGCACTCGACGCAACCGAACAGCCCCTCGTCGAGTACAAGTACGACGGAATGCGGACGAAAATCCATGTGAGCAGCGACGAGATTCGCGTGTTCACCCGACAACTCGAAGACGTCACGACACAGTTCCCGGACATTGTCGCTGCCGTCCGCGACGAAATCACTGTCGAGAGCGCCATTATCGAGGCCGAGGTAGTATCATACGATTCCGAGACGGGTAAGCCGATTCCCTTTCAGGAATTTTCCAAACGTATCAAGCGGAAAAACGATATCGAGAAGATGGCCACAGAGTATCCTGCAACCGTCCACGTCTTTGACCTCCTCTACCACGATGGCCAATCGCTCGTCGATGCACCACTGGCCGAGCGCGTCAAGCATCTTGAAGGGATCATCGAGCACGGTGGAGAAACCGTCCAGCGGGCAGCGAACCTCCAGTCAGCATCGGCCGAGGGGGCGGAGTCGTTCTACGCTGACGCGCTGGAGGCCGGTCAGGAAGGCCTAATCGTGAAGAATGCGAACGCCTCCTACCAGCCCGGGTCACGTGTCGGATATATGTTGAAAGTCAAGCCAATGATGGAGCCGCTCGACCTCGTTGTCGTGCAGGCGAAGTGGAGTGAGGGCCGCAAAAGTGACTGGCTGGGTCGCCTGCGTCTCGCCTGCTGGGACGCTGAACAGGAGGAACTCCGCGAGGTCGGGCGGATGTTCTCCGGGATGACCGATGCCGAACTCCGCGAGATCACAGCCAAGCTCGAACCTCTGATCCAGTCGATTGATGACCGAACGGCGAACCTTCGCCCGGAGGTCGTCATCCAAGTCGAGTACGAAGAGATCCAAGAATCGACCACCTACGATTCCGGGTACGCGCTCCGATTCCCACGGTTTGGTGGATTCCGCGATGACCTCGGACCCGAGAATGCCGACCGGTTAGAGCGCGTCGAACGCCTCTACGAGGAGCAGTAG
- the nucS gene encoding endonuclease NucS produces the protein MPVSSLADPASEDALELLSTGFERGGMLTLVGECEVDYDGRASSHLPPGERLVILKPDGTLLVHQDSQRKPVNWQPPGSTHNARLDGDSLIVESVRTSPHEELEITFEAVAQASLLELDDTSGLALEGSEEDLRQRILANPDVLETGFTAMATERETVAGAIDIYGQDADGTPTAVELKRRRVGPDAVGQLHRYVEALERELYGKSVRGILVAPSVTDRAERLLASEDLEFVSLSPEQTDTSRPTDLSEYAEK, from the coding sequence ATGCCCGTCTCGTCGCTCGCTGACCCAGCGTCCGAAGATGCGCTCGAACTGCTCAGCACGGGCTTTGAGCGCGGCGGAATGCTCACACTCGTCGGAGAGTGTGAAGTCGACTACGACGGACGCGCATCGAGTCATCTCCCGCCTGGTGAGCGCTTGGTAATTCTCAAGCCCGATGGCACGCTGTTGGTTCACCAAGACAGCCAGCGCAAACCGGTCAACTGGCAGCCACCCGGTTCGACGCACAACGCTCGTCTCGACGGCGACAGCCTCATCGTCGAGAGTGTCCGCACCTCACCTCACGAAGAGCTTGAGATTACCTTCGAGGCGGTTGCACAGGCTTCACTACTGGAGTTGGATGACACCTCGGGTCTCGCACTCGAAGGCAGTGAAGAGGACCTTCGCCAACGAATTCTTGCCAATCCTGACGTCCTCGAAACTGGATTCACGGCAATGGCGACCGAACGCGAGACTGTCGCTGGGGCAATCGATATCTACGGTCAGGACGCCGATGGCACTCCCACTGCGGTCGAGCTCAAACGCCGCCGAGTAGGTCCGGATGCGGTCGGACAATTGCACCGGTACGTCGAAGCTCTCGAACGCGAGTTGTACGGTAAATCCGTCAGGGGAATCTTGGTTGCTCCGTCGGTAACCGATCGCGCCGAGCGATTGCTTGCGAGCGAAGATTTGGAATTCGTCTCGCTATCCCCCGAACAGACGGACACGTCTCGACCGACGGATCTCTCCGAATACGCCGAGAAATAG